AGCAGGAAGCCGGTCCCGAATATGCCGGCCATTGCGGCGAGCTCGCGCGTGACGTAGATCTTCGCGTTGTGCGCGTTGAGCACCCGCTCGTCGCGGCCGAGGATCCGGGGCAGGGCCGCGCGCCGGGCGATGTCGAACGCGCCGCCGAGGAAGCCGTTGACGGTGAAGAGGGCGAAGATCACCGGCAGGCCGAGCGTGGCGCCGAAGGCGAAGGCGAGCGGGATGGACCCGATGGCCGCGATCTGCAGGACCGCGGTCCCGGCCAGGACCTTCGCGGGGCTGAAGCGGTCCACGAGCGGGCCCGCGAGCCAGCCGGCCACGAGGCCGGCGAGCTGCGCCGACAGGAAGAGCGCGCCGACGATGCTGGCCGCGCCGAACTGGGTCAGGAGGAAAGTCGGCACGACGAGGTTGAGGGCCTCGATGCCCGCCTTGACGGCGGAGATGCCGGCGGCGTAAAGGCGGAAGCCGCTGCGCGCCTCGGCCGGTATGTCCGGCATCGGCGCGGCGGGCTCCGCCGCCGGCGCCGCCGGCCGGCCCGCGGGGTCCGCGGCGGGGCGCAGCCCCGGCCCGGCGGAAGAGGACTCCGGCGCGAGGACCGCGCCGTCCCCGGCCGCGGGGCGCCGGAGCGGTTCGCCGCTGAGTATGCCCTCGAGTTCCTCTCCCGAGCGCTTGAGGTCGGCGCGGGAGGACGCGGCCGAGGAGACCCGCTCAAGAGCCTGGGCCGAGGACTCGGAGAGGACCGCGACCCGTCCGGCGACGCCGGCCTCGGGGGCCGCTTTCTCCCGCGGAGCGGCGGCCGGCGCCGGGCGGAGCCCGGGCGCGGCGAGAGCGCGCGCCGCCGCGGGCGAGGGGCCGGCTCGAGGGCCCGCCGGGACGGCGGCC
This portion of the Elusimicrobiota bacterium genome encodes:
- a CDS encoding MFS transporter; the protein is AAVPAGPRAGPSPAAARALAAPGLRPAPAAAPREKAAPEAGVAGRVAVLSESSAQALERVSSAASSRADLKRSGEELEGILSGEPLRRPAAGDGAVLAPESSSAGPGLRPAADPAGRPAAPAAEPAAPMPDIPAEARSGFRLYAAGISAVKAGIEALNLVVPTFLLTQFGAASIVGALFLSAQLAGLVAGWLAGPLVDRFSPAKVLAGTAVLQIAAIGSIPLAFAFGATLGLPVIFALFTVNGFLGGAFDIARRAALPRILGRDERVLNAHNAKIYVTRELAAMAGIFGTGFLLEKLGYLATLGIHPAAYVVAALLFARLAFRRGEAAPPAAKEKPSGPSRKAGVLEALKGLTRGARLVWSDPELRRAALLNVPVITLHNLFHQMLAVVYAAKVLGSPASAAILLGAWNLGEFAAALLLRRQAARRSEDAKLGPAWLRYAAGAVLGSWLLWLFPSVWVAAPVVFLMAMAMLGNELGLASYFQSAASKEDVGAVTGFVYSLATTVGMVALLAMGWVFDGFGGAAGILVLALALSAASVFFWLSSRRR